The following proteins come from a genomic window of Scomber japonicus isolate fScoJap1 chromosome 4, fScoJap1.pri, whole genome shotgun sequence:
- the LOC128357746 gene encoding uncharacterized protein LOC128357746 encodes MDSHLKLLISDLEVILLLCSNIDPRWQRAELQARDDQSLQDGNTGFTNAVDIYVGAEGGNGSVNCYFTSSGNTKFFCKGECEEENILIKTDGVTTQSGRYSIRYEDGSSGTRILTLAIKQLTKLDSGRYRIGLGGSLFPDSYCDVRVIVTDEATLGVNTHFIDAGTEGGNITYGCSATVNGSRKFFCKDECKKEEDILIETEGNRAQSDRYSIEYILGYGLEVTITQLKKSDTGWYKCGYGRPSSPDSFDWVRIFVINGEFYVKNHENIYS; translated from the exons ATGGACTCACATCTGAAACTACTCatctcagatttggaggtgatTCTGCTGTTATGCAGCAACATCGACCCCCGGTGGCAGAGAGCTGAACTGCAGGCCAGAGACGATCAAT cactgcaggatggaaacactGGATTCACCAATGCAGTAGACATTTATGTtggagctgaaggaggaaatGGTTCAGTAAATTGCTACTTCACTTCGTCTGGAAACACCAAGTTCTTCTGTAAAGGAGaatgtgaagaagaaaacattctcattaaaacagatgGTGTCACAACTCAGAGCGGCAGATACAGCATCAGATATGAAGACGGATCTTCTGGAACAAGAATTTTGACTTTGGCCATCAAACAGCTGACCAAGTTGGACTCTGGACGGTACAGAATTGGTTTGGGTGGATCTTTGTTCCCAGATTCTTACTGTGACGTTCGCGTCATAGTtacagatg AAGCAACGTTGGGGGTAAACACTCATTTCATTGATGCAGGAACTGAGGGAGGAAATATCACATATGGATGCAGTGCTACTGTCAATGGAAGCAGGAAGTTCTTCTGTAAGgatgaatgtaaaaaagaagaagacatccTGATTGAAACAGAAGGGAACAGAGCTCAGAGTGACAGATACAGTATTGAATATATACTAGGATATGGACTAGAGgtgaccatcacacagctcAAGAAGTCGGACACAGGATGGTACAAGTGTGGTTACGGCAGACCTTCGTCTCCAGATTCATTCGACTGGGTCCGGATTTTCGTTATAAATGGTGAGTTTTATGTCAAAAAtcatgaaaacatttattcttaa